A single genomic interval of Alteromonas sp. BL110 harbors:
- the yajC gene encoding preprotein translocase subunit YajC — protein MSLFISNAYAQSAGAPQGGGMEMIIMLAVFGLIFYFLLYRPQAKRVKEHKNLVSSLGKGDEVLTQGGLVGKITKVSEEKDFIEVALNDSNNIVVQKSSVTAVLPKGTMKSL, from the coding sequence ATGAGCCTATTTATCTCGAACGCTTACGCGCAGTCTGCTGGTGCACCGCAAGGTGGTGGCATGGAAATGATCATCATGCTAGCTGTATTCGGTTTAATCTTTTACTTCTTGCTTTACCGCCCACAGGCTAAGCGCGTGAAAGAGCATAAAAATCTAGTTTCTTCGCTAGGCAAAGGCGATGAAGTGTTAACACAAGGTGGTTTGGTAGGAAAAATCACTAAAGTGTCAGAAGAAAAAGATTTCATCGAAGTTGCGCTTAACGATTCAAACAACATCGTTGTTCAGAAGTCTTCAGTAACTGCTGTGCTGCCTAAAGGCACCATGAAGTCACTGTAA
- the secD gene encoding protein translocase subunit SecD: MLNKNSIWKVLSALIVVAVCALYALPNIYGEDHAVQISAGRDAVVTDATVEQVKAALSEKNISPKRVEFENEQILVRVSDSDTQLITRETLEKVLGDDYYVAMNLAPDTPEWLEELGGTPMKLGLDLRGGVHFLMEVDMTEVITKSLEDAESGFRTSLREEGIRYRGVKQIDDHIDITFRDEDALDKAEFFLRNQSRDLTFNQVDDLTLRAIFAESKLQEIRDNAVKQNITIIRNRVNQLGVAEPLVQKQGADRIVVQLPGIQDTARAKEILNATATLEFRMVDQKNDIRDALNGRVPPGSQVIEDQQGIPQLLEKRIMLTGSHIIDANSGVDEYGLPNVNISLDSEGGNKMSRSTRGNIGKPMATVFIEYKSTGERNDDGKLVFEKHEQVISVATIRAQLGSKFQITGLDSPKEARDLALLLRAGALIAPIQIVEERTVGPSLGKENIELGMQAIMYGLAAVLVFMLIYYKAFGVVANIALITNLVMIVGIMSMIPGATLTLPGMAGIVLTVGMAVDANVLIFERIREEMRDGRSPQQAIHQGYDSAFSTILDANITTFLAGLILFAVGTGPIKGFSITLMIGIATSMFTAILVTRVIVNAVWGGKRVEKLAI; this comes from the coding sequence GTGCTAAACAAAAACTCTATTTGGAAAGTACTGAGTGCACTCATTGTGGTTGCAGTGTGTGCACTTTATGCGCTTCCCAACATTTACGGTGAAGACCATGCCGTACAAATCTCAGCAGGCCGTGATGCCGTGGTGACAGATGCCACTGTTGAACAAGTGAAAGCCGCGCTAAGTGAAAAAAACATCTCTCCTAAACGCGTTGAATTTGAAAACGAACAAATACTAGTTCGTGTTTCTGATTCAGACACCCAGCTCATTACGCGCGAAACATTAGAAAAAGTGCTTGGCGATGATTATTACGTTGCCATGAACCTTGCCCCGGACACGCCAGAGTGGCTTGAGGAGTTAGGTGGCACGCCAATGAAACTAGGTCTTGACCTTCGCGGTGGTGTTCACTTCTTAATGGAAGTAGACATGACGGAAGTGATTACCAAGTCTTTAGAAGATGCAGAAAGCGGCTTTCGCACGTCACTACGTGAAGAAGGTATTCGCTATCGCGGTGTAAAGCAGATTGACGATCATATCGACATAACGTTCCGTGATGAAGATGCCCTAGATAAGGCAGAGTTCTTTTTGCGCAACCAAAGTCGCGACCTTACCTTCAACCAAGTGGATGACTTAACCCTTCGCGCTATTTTTGCTGAGAGTAAGCTTCAAGAAATACGTGACAACGCGGTTAAGCAAAACATCACTATCATTCGTAATCGTGTTAACCAGCTTGGTGTGGCTGAGCCGCTTGTGCAAAAACAAGGCGCAGACCGTATCGTTGTTCAGCTACCTGGTATCCAAGACACTGCTCGCGCGAAAGAAATTCTTAACGCTACAGCAACACTTGAATTTCGCATGGTTGATCAGAAGAACGACATCCGTGATGCATTGAACGGCCGTGTTCCTCCTGGCTCTCAGGTGATTGAAGACCAGCAGGGCATCCCTCAGCTGCTTGAGAAGCGCATTATGCTTACAGGTAGCCATATTATTGATGCGAATAGCGGTGTCGATGAATACGGGCTTCCGAACGTAAACATATCGCTTGATTCTGAAGGCGGTAATAAGATGTCTCGCTCTACCCGTGGCAACATTGGTAAACCAATGGCTACCGTGTTTATCGAGTACAAATCTACCGGTGAGCGAAACGATGACGGTAAGCTAGTGTTTGAAAAGCATGAGCAGGTTATCTCAGTTGCCACTATTCGCGCACAACTTGGCAGCAAGTTCCAAATAACGGGTCTTGATTCACCGAAAGAAGCCCGTGATTTAGCATTGCTACTTCGCGCTGGTGCATTGATTGCGCCAATTCAAATTGTTGAAGAACGCACGGTTGGGCCAAGCTTAGGTAAAGAAAACATTGAACTTGGTATGCAGGCTATTATGTATGGTCTGGCGGCGGTGCTTGTTTTCATGTTGATTTACTACAAAGCCTTTGGCGTGGTAGCCAACATCGCGCTTATTACAAACCTAGTCATGATTGTAGGCATTATGTCGATGATCCCTGGGGCGACACTTACGCTACCGGGTATGGCAGGTATTGTACTAACCGTTGGTATGGCGGTAGATGCAAACGTGCTTATTTTCGAGCGTATTCGAGAAGAAATGCGCGACGGCCGAAGCCCACAGCAGGCTATTCACCAAGGTTACGACAGCGCGTTCTCCACCATCTTGGATGCAAATATTACTACATTCCTTGCTGGTCTAATTCTGTTTGCAGTGGGTACCGGCCCAATCAAAGGCTTCTCAATTACGCTAATGATTGGTATCGCAACGTCTATGTTTACCGCTATCTTAGTTACTCGCGTTATTGTTAACGCAGTATGGGGTGGTAAACGTGTAGAGAAATTAGCGATTTAA
- the secF gene encoding protein translocase subunit SecF produces the protein MQLLKLSETVNFMRLRIPAMVLSTILILGSFVSLGVNSLNWGLDFTGGTLIEVGYEDAANLEGIRAQLNEANFEDAIVQNFGSSQDVLIRIAPRDGVKAVTIGEQVLAALRADGTAVDMRRIEFVGPNVGEELTEQGGLAMLVALLCILVYVAMRFEWRFALGSVSALAHDVILTLGLFSVLQIEFDLTVLAAVLAVIGYSLNDTIVVCDRIRENFRKIRKGEPVEIINISLTQTLNRTIITSLTTVLVLVALFYKGGALIHGFATALLFGVVVGTYSSVYIASSVALALGISKEDLMPPQVEKEGADLDPMP, from the coding sequence ATGCAGTTATTAAAATTATCCGAAACCGTTAATTTCATGCGCCTGCGCATTCCTGCGATGGTGTTGTCGACTATTCTCATTCTCGGCTCATTCGTTTCATTAGGCGTTAATAGCCTTAACTGGGGGCTAGACTTCACAGGCGGTACGCTTATTGAGGTTGGCTATGAAGACGCTGCTAATTTGGAAGGCATTCGCGCCCAGCTAAACGAAGCGAATTTCGAAGATGCCATAGTACAGAATTTCGGCAGTAGCCAAGACGTACTTATCCGCATTGCTCCGCGTGATGGCGTTAAAGCCGTGACTATTGGTGAGCAGGTACTAGCTGCGCTGCGCGCTGACGGTACTGCGGTTGATATGCGTCGTATCGAGTTCGTAGGTCCTAACGTAGGTGAAGAGCTTACCGAGCAGGGCGGCCTTGCGATGCTAGTCGCACTCTTGTGTATTCTGGTTTATGTGGCGATGCGATTTGAATGGCGATTTGCTTTAGGCTCAGTTTCGGCACTAGCGCACGACGTTATTCTTACATTAGGTTTATTCTCGGTACTTCAAATCGAATTTGACCTTACTGTACTTGCAGCGGTGCTTGCGGTAATTGGTTATTCACTTAACGATACTATCGTTGTGTGTGACCGTATTCGTGAGAACTTCCGTAAAATTCGTAAAGGTGAGCCTGTTGAGATTATCAATATCTCGCTAACGCAAACCCTAAACCGTACTATCATCACCTCATTAACCACGGTGTTGGTATTGGTTGCCTTGTTCTACAAGGGTGGTGCGCTTATTCACGGGTTTGCCACCGCGTTGTTGTTCGGTGTAGTGGTTGGTACTTACTCATCGGTGTACATAGCTAGTTCAGTGGCACTTGCATTGGGTATTAGTAAAGAAGACCTAATGCCGCCACAAGTGGAAAAGGAAGGCGCAGACTTAGATCCTATGCCTTAG
- the suhB gene encoding inositol-1-monophosphatase, with amino-acid sequence MHPMLNIAVRAARAAGTVIVRGFEKHNEVATESKGLNDFVTQVDKEAEQAIIYKIQQSYPEHCFLGEESGEVHGKETDYQWIIDPLDGTTNFVKGIPHFAVSIALLHKGRLDQAVVFDPIRSELFTASRGQGAQLNGYRIRASKPRDLTETIIATGLPFKNKAQFGEYALSLNKIFHEVGDIRRAGSAALDLAYVAAGRHDGYWERGIKSWDIAAGELIVREAGGLVTDFKGNNDPLHKGEIVAGSAKVVQGLVKHLK; translated from the coding sequence ATGCATCCTATGCTGAATATTGCAGTGCGTGCTGCGCGCGCGGCTGGAACAGTTATTGTTCGTGGTTTTGAAAAACATAATGAAGTAGCAACTGAGTCAAAAGGCTTGAACGACTTCGTTACTCAAGTTGACAAAGAAGCAGAGCAAGCAATTATTTATAAAATTCAGCAATCATACCCAGAACACTGCTTCTTAGGTGAAGAGTCTGGTGAAGTACACGGCAAAGAGACTGATTATCAGTGGATAATCGATCCGCTAGATGGCACCACCAATTTCGTAAAAGGCATTCCTCACTTTGCTGTTTCAATAGCACTTCTTCACAAAGGTCGCTTAGACCAAGCGGTTGTTTTTGACCCAATTCGCAGCGAACTATTCACCGCGAGCCGTGGTCAAGGCGCGCAGCTTAACGGTTATCGTATCCGTGCTTCTAAGCCACGTGATCTTACTGAAACCATTATTGCTACAGGCCTACCATTTAAAAACAAAGCTCAATTTGGCGAGTATGCACTAAGCCTAAACAAAATTTTCCACGAAGTGGGTGACATTCGCCGCGCAGGTAGTGCAGCGTTAGACCTTGCTTACGTTGCTGCAGGCCGTCACGACGGCTACTGGGAGCGTGGCATTAAGTCTTGGGATATTGCCGCGGGAGAGCTTATTGTTCGCGAAGCTGGCGGCCTAGTTACCGACTTTAAAGGGAATAACGATCCGCTTCACAAAGGCGAAATCGTTGCTGGTAGTGCAAAGGTTGTTCAAGGCCTAGTTAAGCACCTTAAGTAA
- the trmJ gene encoding tRNA (cytosine(32)/uridine(32)-2'-O)-methyltransferase TrmJ: MLENIRIILVNTSHTGNIGSTARAMKTMGLSSLYLVDPVNEPDGQASALAAGAGDVLANAKIVSTLEEAVKDCGLVVGTSARSRTHSWPMLGPRDCGEKLVQEVAKYPVALVFGRENSGLTNEELQQCHFHMCIPANPEYSSLNLAAAVQTLCYEIRMAYLNRETYPSVEEEYPLNDDLERFYTHLETTLEGTSFIRKSHPGVVMTKLRRLFNRARPESQELNILRGILASIDKSVKNANLGDEDPSTAIEEKE; this comes from the coding sequence ATGCTCGAAAATATTCGCATCATTTTGGTTAACACTTCTCACACCGGAAATATTGGCTCGACAGCCCGTGCCATGAAAACCATGGGGTTGAGCAGTCTTTATCTTGTAGACCCAGTGAATGAACCCGACGGCCAAGCAAGTGCGCTTGCCGCTGGTGCAGGCGATGTGCTGGCTAACGCAAAAATTGTAAGCACTTTAGAAGAAGCGGTTAAAGACTGTGGTTTAGTGGTAGGTACGTCAGCGCGTTCGCGCACTCATTCATGGCCAATGCTTGGCCCGCGTGATTGCGGAGAAAAACTTGTACAGGAAGTAGCAAAGTACCCGGTAGCCCTGGTTTTCGGTCGCGAGAATAGTGGTTTGACGAATGAAGAATTGCAGCAATGTCACTTCCACATGTGTATTCCTGCTAACCCTGAATATAGCTCTCTTAACCTAGCAGCTGCAGTACAAACACTGTGTTATGAAATCCGCATGGCCTATTTAAATCGCGAAACTTACCCAAGCGTTGAAGAAGAATACCCGCTAAATGACGATTTAGAGCGTTTTTATACCCATTTGGAAACAACGCTTGAGGGCACGTCTTTTATACGTAAAAGCCACCCAGGTGTTGTAATGACTAAGCTGCGACGCTTGTTTAATCGAGCTCGTCCTGAATCTCAAGAGCTTAATATATTGCGCGGTATTTTGGCGTCTATCGATAAATCGGTGAAGAATGCTAACTTAGGCGACGAAGACCCTTCAACAGCGATAGAAGAAAAAGAGTAA
- the cysE gene encoding serine O-acetyltransferase, giving the protein MFARIKDDVKGVFHRDPAARNTFEVLTNYPGLHAVWLHRISHKLWKAEWKWLARSLSTFSRWLTGIEIHPGATLGRRVFIDHGMGVVIGETAEIGNDVTLYHGVTLGGTSWKAGKRHPTLKNGAVVGAGAKVLGPITIGENAKVGSNSVVVKDIPDDATAVGIPGRIIISKQKESNATVNPQRDKIAQKYGFDAYAVAPDNPDPVANAMGIMLEHMHQMDTKVEEMCKVIQALGGDVCTDNLHNISAEDFADTGFDLTETQEREKAHSSFDPAI; this is encoded by the coding sequence ATGTTCGCCCGTATTAAAGACGATGTAAAAGGTGTTTTTCATCGCGACCCTGCGGCCAGAAACACCTTTGAAGTACTCACCAATTATCCTGGCCTTCATGCAGTATGGCTACATCGAATTAGCCACAAATTGTGGAAGGCAGAATGGAAATGGTTGGCACGCAGCTTATCAACCTTTAGTCGTTGGCTTACGGGCATTGAAATTCATCCAGGGGCAACGTTGGGGCGGCGGGTATTTATCGATCACGGAATGGGTGTAGTCATCGGTGAAACCGCCGAAATAGGCAATGATGTTACCCTATACCATGGGGTGACTCTTGGTGGTACTAGCTGGAAAGCCGGCAAGCGCCACCCAACCCTTAAAAACGGCGCAGTCGTGGGCGCGGGGGCTAAAGTGTTAGGGCCGATTACCATTGGTGAAAATGCCAAAGTAGGGTCCAATTCTGTAGTTGTTAAAGATATTCCAGACGATGCTACAGCAGTTGGCATTCCCGGTCGTATTATCATTTCTAAGCAAAAAGAGTCGAATGCAACGGTAAATCCCCAGCGTGATAAAATTGCTCAGAAATATGGTTTTGATGCTTATGCCGTCGCGCCAGATAATCCTGACCCTGTGGCTAATGCTATGGGCATAATGCTTGAGCATATGCACCAAATGGACACCAAAGTGGAAGAGATGTGCAAGGTCATTCAGGCATTGGGTGGCGATGTGTGTACCGATAATTTACACAACATCAGTGCTGAAGATTTCGCAGATACGGGCTTTGATTTAACAGAGACCCAAGAGCGCGAAAAAGCCCATTCTTCTTTCGACCCAGCAATTTAA
- a CDS encoding LytR/AlgR family response regulator transcription factor, producing MSSSNLSTQSLKVVNQAISAIIIDDEPLAHDVLVHHIQAHNQTANGQQTRSIDIKYQVYNATDALKWLSENVVDLIFLDIKMPLLTGIDLVKVLANRPQIVFVTAYQEHAVTAFELDVTDYLVKPVSLSRLQQAIGKVSQRLTLSNTRSTQNAESYVMLNLSGTKRKVFTRDIQWFEAYGNYVKVWLKDEILMANSTFKQLLDSLPHIDLLNAALNNTVNQYNESMFAQIHKSYGVNLGQAKALAGDHLVMMNDTQIKIGKTFKKALKQRFR from the coding sequence ATGAGTTCGTCAAATTTATCAACCCAATCACTTAAAGTCGTTAATCAAGCAATATCGGCCATTATTATCGATGACGAGCCACTCGCCCATGACGTACTGGTGCATCACATTCAAGCCCACAACCAAACTGCAAATGGGCAACAGACACGCTCTATCGATATAAAGTATCAGGTATACAACGCCACGGACGCGCTAAAATGGTTGAGTGAAAACGTCGTCGATTTGATTTTTCTCGATATTAAAATGCCCCTCTTAACAGGCATCGACCTAGTAAAAGTATTAGCGAATCGGCCACAAATTGTGTTTGTCACAGCCTACCAAGAACACGCAGTGACCGCCTTTGAATTAGACGTTACCGACTACTTAGTAAAGCCAGTGAGTTTATCAAGACTGCAACAAGCGATCGGTAAAGTCAGTCAAAGACTTACCCTGTCTAATACGCGCTCAACGCAAAATGCTGAGTCGTATGTAATGCTGAATTTATCCGGCACTAAACGAAAGGTTTTTACACGCGATATTCAATGGTTTGAAGCCTACGGAAATTACGTCAAAGTCTGGTTGAAAGATGAAATTCTGATGGCAAATTCAACCTTTAAACAGCTGCTGGATAGCCTGCCACATATTGATTTGTTGAACGCTGCTCTAAACAATACCGTTAACCAATACAATGAGAGCATGTTTGCTCAGATCCACAAATCCTATGGTGTCAACCTAGGTCAGGCAAAAGCTCTTGCTGGCGACCACCTTGTAATGATGAACGACACACAGATTAAAATTGGTAAAACCTTTAAAAAAGCATTAAAACAGAGGTTTCGCTGA
- a CDS encoding sensor histidine kinase: MKYLTTMLRAPSSKRFSQYSQCLFALPLFTAILIETHVRFISVKHFGIDHLWLSSTPRFVDYFLLIAHLLLQSLPLFLALGFVLRKPPTASRSMLSTLVSLVLGFIIYPLLVYIAAVSSEWFARFNLLSLHFVGLTVAAVLLWSLVHFMNPVRSQLTPSIPTVHSQKLRKLLSTLFSLNSVIVICLFTWAFIISGAFHYHEDPMNNMPINLVFDPVQIVSNPLPFLAYFWQFAIISIVVGVLYLANRYVLIKRVLNGYGVFYFVLASVVFWLLYTPVAGQIVIHLPMTPADFTFIPSENFDVFDSDNYKVSLLFLFLTTPLILAFERQHDVATNAEIAEQKTQAELQLLQQQVNPHFLFNSMNSLYALTLKKSDHAPDFVMHLSNLLRYTVYEGQNSTVKLEQEVQYLQDYIALQKVRLGDRLTIKSHWPKLPQTDEIAPLLFLVILENAFKHGAESQQGNAKVEVSLTVTPSKHKEGEVLVRFECCNSFELDHELTQTENQYSGVGLTNLKQRLAMLYPDRHSYKVLHNCSGQQPAQDWRTVLEITL; encoded by the coding sequence ATGAAGTATTTAACAACGATGCTTAGGGCCCCAAGCTCAAAGCGCTTTTCTCAATATTCTCAATGCCTGTTCGCGCTGCCATTATTCACTGCAATCCTGATTGAGACTCACGTCAGGTTCATTTCTGTCAAGCATTTTGGAATCGACCACCTGTGGCTATCGTCGACACCTAGGTTTGTTGACTATTTTTTATTGATTGCTCATTTGTTGCTTCAGTCTTTGCCTCTGTTTTTGGCTCTCGGATTCGTTCTGCGAAAGCCGCCAACCGCTTCTCGGTCAATGCTTTCGACTCTAGTCTCCTTGGTGCTAGGCTTTATTATTTATCCTCTCTTGGTTTATATTGCCGCTGTCTCCAGTGAGTGGTTTGCTCGATTCAATTTACTATCACTGCACTTTGTGGGGTTAACCGTTGCGGCAGTTTTACTTTGGTCGCTGGTGCATTTTATGAACCCTGTTCGTTCGCAGCTTACGCCATCAATTCCTACCGTTCATTCACAAAAACTAAGAAAGCTGCTATCCACCTTATTCTCGCTCAATAGCGTCATCGTGATATGCCTATTTACGTGGGCGTTTATTATTTCTGGGGCGTTTCATTATCACGAAGATCCTATGAATAATATGCCTATCAACTTGGTATTTGACCCCGTACAAATCGTCTCCAATCCATTGCCATTTTTAGCGTACTTTTGGCAATTTGCAATCATCTCTATCGTGGTAGGAGTCCTATATCTCGCCAATCGATATGTGTTAATAAAGCGTGTTCTTAATGGTTATGGCGTTTTTTATTTTGTCCTTGCTAGCGTTGTATTTTGGCTGTTATATACGCCAGTCGCGGGACAAATCGTCATTCACTTGCCGATGACACCGGCTGACTTCACTTTTATTCCATCTGAAAATTTTGATGTGTTCGATTCAGATAATTACAAGGTGTCGTTGCTATTCTTGTTTTTAACGACACCGCTGATATTGGCGTTTGAACGACAACATGACGTCGCAACTAATGCTGAAATAGCCGAACAAAAAACTCAGGCAGAGTTACAACTATTGCAACAACAAGTCAATCCACACTTTTTGTTTAACTCGATGAACAGTTTGTACGCACTCACTCTCAAAAAGTCAGACCACGCTCCAGACTTTGTTATGCATCTTTCCAACTTGTTACGCTACACCGTCTACGAAGGTCAAAATTCAACAGTGAAGCTAGAGCAAGAAGTCCAATACCTTCAAGATTATATCGCTCTGCAAAAGGTCAGATTAGGAGATAGATTAACTATTAAATCACACTGGCCGAAGTTACCACAAACTGATGAAATTGCGCCTCTGCTGTTTTTGGTGATCCTTGAAAATGCGTTTAAACACGGCGCTGAATCACAGCAAGGTAACGCAAAAGTTGAAGTCTCTCTTACCGTTACTCCCTCAAAGCACAAAGAAGGAGAAGTATTGGTCAGGTTTGAATGTTGTAACTCGTTTGAACTCGACCATGAACTAACGCAGACAGAAAATCAGTACAGTGGTGTGGGATTAACCAACCTCAAACAACGCCTCGCTATGCTTTATCCAGATAGACACTCTTACAAGGTTTTACACAATTGTTCAGGGCAACAACCGGCTCAAGATTGGCGCACTGTTTTGGAGATCACGTTATGA
- a CDS encoding ATP-binding cassette domain-containing protein, giving the protein MIHICNLTKTYPDGTKALSGINLDLRAGMVGLLGPNGAGKSSLMRTIVGLQKADEGQIRLQITDNESSAIDILEAPQAIRQTLGYLPQYFGVYPNMSCVALLQHMAVLKGLSRQQQAEQIPKLLELTNLKAFANKSVNRFSGGMKQRFGIAQALLGDPKVVIMDEPTAGLDPEERERLHDMLISISRDKLILLSTHIVEDVENLCHYSALLFNGEIKASGSVADLVTIMSDKVWTVPMQGEQEPSVIQTGNDVQILNKSFRFGEPVLRVFADSKPCESAQLVQATLQDLYFRTRAQTERDLGSIDSTALLNSETRGVSS; this is encoded by the coding sequence GTGATTCACATTTGTAATTTAACAAAAACCTACCCCGATGGAACCAAAGCGCTGAGCGGCATAAACCTTGATTTACGGGCCGGCATGGTAGGTTTGTTAGGGCCAAATGGCGCAGGAAAATCTAGCTTAATGCGTACGATCGTCGGTTTGCAAAAGGCCGATGAAGGCCAAATTAGACTACAGATAACGGATAATGAGTCATCGGCTATCGATATTTTGGAAGCGCCTCAAGCCATTAGACAAACATTGGGTTATCTGCCTCAGTACTTTGGCGTATACCCAAATATGAGCTGTGTGGCGCTGTTACAACACATGGCTGTGCTAAAAGGGCTGAGTAGACAACAGCAAGCGGAGCAAATTCCCAAGTTACTTGAACTGACCAATTTAAAGGCGTTTGCTAACAAATCAGTGAATCGTTTTTCGGGCGGAATGAAACAGCGTTTTGGCATTGCTCAGGCTTTGTTGGGCGACCCCAAAGTGGTGATCATGGACGAACCGACCGCAGGTTTGGACCCAGAAGAGCGCGAGAGACTCCATGACATGCTGATCAGTATCAGTAGAGACAAGTTGATATTACTCTCAACGCACATCGTTGAAGACGTTGAAAACCTGTGTCATTACAGCGCCCTTTTGTTTAATGGTGAAATTAAAGCGTCGGGTTCGGTCGCCGATTTAGTCACAATCATGTCCGACAAAGTTTGGACTGTGCCGATGCAAGGTGAGCAAGAGCCAAGTGTAATTCAAACAGGCAACGACGTTCAGATATTGAATAAGTCGTTTCGATTTGGTGAGCCCGTGTTGCGAGTCTTCGCGGACAGTAAACCTTGTGAATCTGCGCAATTGGTTCAGGCAACGTTACAAGATTTGTATTTTCGCACTCGTGCACAGACCGAGCGTGATTTGGGCTCTATCGACTCTACTGCACTGCTTAATTCTGAGACGAGAGGTGTGTCGTCATGA